The Chiloscyllium plagiosum isolate BGI_BamShark_2017 chromosome 43, ASM401019v2, whole genome shotgun sequence genome includes a window with the following:
- the LOC122543256 gene encoding integrin alpha-6-like, translated as MGPDVTLCSCEVVCSFILKALYKCRRLFDLPRDGDNPVLWSPERLQNGGQHQSVVHQAESKKTLTLDCELGTARCVDFQCPLQILNTTTRMKIGARLWNSTFLEEYASYSSIKLTIRANISVKSSIRNLKVKEAAAEFTIQIYPEKTSVGYVGAPWLIILIAVLAGILVLALLVLLLWKCGFFKRSRYNDTVPQYHAVRIGKEQRQLHMDEKKTRYQKEWMTHWIDSDGYS; from the exons ATGGGGCCTGATGTGACACTTTGCTCCTGTGAAGTGGTCTGCTCCTTTATATTAAAGGCGCTGTATAAATGCAGGCGGTTGTTTGATCTG CCACGCGATGGGGATAACCCAGTGTTGTGGAGCCCTGAGAGGTTACAGAACGGAGGTCAACACCAATCAGTAGTTCATCAGGCAGAAAGCAAGAAGACTCTGACCCTG GACTGTGAACTGGGCACTGCCAGATGTGTTGACTTCCAGTGTCCTCTCCAAATTCTCAACACAACAACCCGAATGAAAATAGGTGCTCGACTGTGGAACAGCACCTTTCTGGAG GAATATGCTTCATACAGTTCCATCAAGCTGACCATCCGTGCGAACATCAGCGTGAAGTCAAGCATCCGAAACCTGAAGGTGAAGGAAGCTGCTGCTGAG TTTACCATACAAATATACCCAGAGAAGACGAGTGTGGGATATGTCGGAGCGCCCTGGTTGATTATACTCATTGCTGTCCTGGCAGGGATCCTAGTGTTGGCTCTCCTTGTGCTTCTCCTTTGGAAG TGTGGATTTTTTAAGCGTTCCCGTTACAATGACACCGTCCCACAATACCACGCCGTGCGGATTGGCAAAGAACAGCGACAGCTCCACATGGATGAGAAAAAGACGCGATATCAGAAGGAATGGATGACTCACTGGATTGACAGTGATGGCTACTCATGA
- the LOC122543257 gene encoding fidgetin-like, producing the protein MHWTPEHAQKPEQYLDISFTTSSPAPKPDDNNLSQQRHQHVWANDDISALSASNLLKKFAEKYSGLVNSSCERPELNAYAEASFGPVHEQKNENDTWQMSLSVDDAYSVNSIHEGLSGSRTGTNSTLQPVDGGVGISGSSVVTNSHSESRYPRHVCGPTTLPSHQSSLVPVGTSPEYSSGYNGTYLPSGYCSQTSLAAPSSYSSPLTSSSLLQPVHPTPTIVPSYRSTLAGASPLHTYPSNSYPCQPSMGPGYAGAHLPSSYVPSGIPAPFPLPPSARPSTVSGYDYQSHKVTPDSVSPVNNGSRKAAAAKEPESTGRYRRYSYGQQRTTSGSYQLPADVVPDDPKGNGFGRNDEALPVELKGKQGVVDDLIGKYIGQESKGMMPPPYSRDKHALQSRSTEALVKFTPTLINREMANDRGLIFSHQLQLQRAEPVLASSGLEEQLKNLDSQLLNLVTNEIVDCGPPVHWGDVAGLDTAKAVIEEHVLWPLMRPGAYSGGNGPPKSILLFGPRGGRKTMLTRCIASCLGATFLKVSGSAFISKWKGDGEMILQTMFLIARSRQPSVIFINELDAMLSNTAGEESNHLSSIKAKLLSHVEGVMNSSSDHIIVIGGTRHPDDIEETIHRYFVKRLYISPPDNIARRQILICGLSQQDHCLSDGEISSIVEHTEGYSGSDLIQLCQQAALGPGHSLTAPLQPTTYKDFENALCKVQPSVSQKELKLYMEWSRLFGTGV; encoded by the coding sequence ATGCATTGGACACCGGAGCATGCCCAGAAGCCAGAGCAGTACCTCGACATCTCATTTACGACGTCCTCTCCAGCACCCAAACCAGACGATAACAATCTCAGCCAGCAACGTCACCAGCATGTGTGGGCGAATGATGACATTTCTGCACTGTCTGCCTCTAATCTGCTCAAGAAGTTTGCAGAGAAATACTCTGGGCTTGTGAACTCTTCCTGTGAGAGACCTGAGCTAAATGCTTACGCAGAGGCATCTTTTGGGCCAGTTCATGaacaaaagaatgaaaatgaTACCTGGCAAATGTCACTGAGTGTAGATGATGCATATTCTGTAAACTCTATCCATGAGGGCCTTTCTGGCAGTAGAACAGGAACTAATTCCACTCTCCAACCAGTTGATGGCGGTGTAGGGATAAGTGGCTCCTCTGTCGTAACCAATAGTCACTCTGAATCTCGCTATCCACGTCATGTATGTGGTCCCACCACTCTCCCGAGTCATCAATCGAGCCTTGTCCCAGTTGGAACATCTCCAGAATATTCATCAGGTTACAATGGTACTTACTTACCCTCAGGTTACTGCAGCCAAACATCATTGGCAGCCCCTtcctcttattcctcaccttTAACTAGCTCGAGCCTTCTGCAGCCAGTGCACCCCACACCCACTATAGTCCCGTCTTACAGGTCAACTTTAGCTGGAGCAAGCCCACTGCACACGTACCCTTCAAATAGTTACCCATGCCAACCAAGCATGGGCCCTGGTTATGCTGGAGCACATCTCCCATCTTCGTACGTCCCCTCAGGCATTCCGGCTCCTTTCCCTCTTCCCCCCTCAGCACGACCTTCCACCGTCTCTGGCTATGATTACCAAAGCCACAAGGTGACTCCTGACTCGGTGTCGCCCGTCAACAATGGTTCGAGAAAAGCCGCAGCAGCGAAGGAGCCTGAGAGTACTGGTCGATACAGAAGGTACAGTTACGGACAACAAAGGACTACTTCAGGTTCTTACCAGTTGCCAGCTGATGTAGTTCCTGATGACCCGAAAGGTAATGGCTTCGGCAGAAATGATGAGGCATTACCTGTCGAATTGAAGGGGAAACAAGGAGTTGTGGATGACCTTATTGGTAAATACATTGGCCAGGAAAGCAAAGGAATGATGCCTCCACCCTACAGCCGTGACAAACATGCGCTGCAATCAAGATCAACTGAGGCGCTTGTGAAATTCACCCCTACATTAATAAATCGAGAAATGGCCAATGACCGTGGCCTCATATTTAGTCACCAGCTTCAGCTCCAGCGAGCCGAACCGGTTCTGGCAAGTAGTGGGTTAGAGGAGCAGTTGAAGAACCTAGATTCCCAGCTTTTAAACCTTGTAACAAATGAAATTGTTGACTGTGGTCCTCCAGTCCACTGGGGTGATGTTGCTGGGCTGGATACTGCGAAAGCAGTGATTGAAGAGCACGTGTTGTGGCCCCTGATGAGGCCTGGTGCGTACAGCGGTGGAAACGGACCACCCAAAAGCATCTTGCTGTTCGGCCCTCGCGGTGGGCGTAAAACAATGCTCACAAGGTGTATTGCCTCCTGTCTCGGGGCGACCTTCCTCAAGGTCAGTGGGTCAGCTTTCATCTCCAAGTGGAAGGGAGATGGAGAGATGATCTTGCAGACTATGTTTCTCATTGCCCGATCCCGCCAGCCATCTGTTATCTTTATAAATGAGCTCGATGCCATGCTCTCTAACACAGCGGGTGAAGAGAGTAACCATCTAAGCTCCATTAAAGCCAAACTCTTGTCTCACGTGGAAGGTGTGATGAACTCGAGCAGTGACCATATTATCGTCATTGGAGGTACCAGGCATCCAgatgatatagaggagaccatacACAGGTACTTTGTAAAGCGACTTTACATCTCTCCGCCCGACAACATTGCAAGGCGTCAAATTTTAATCTGTGGTTTGTCTCAACAAGACCACTGCCTCAGTGATGGGGAAATTAGCTCCATTGTTGAGCACACAGAGGGGTATTCTGGGAGTGACCTGATCCAGCTCTGTCAACAGGCAGCATTAGGACCGGGGCACAGTCTGACCGCACCATTACAGCCTACCACCTACAAGGACTTTGAAAACGCTCTTTGCAAAGTTCAGCCCAGCGTTTCGCAAAAGGAACTCAAGCTGTACATGGAGTGGAGCAGGTTATTCGGAACTGGTGTCTGA